The Candidatus Nitronereus thalassa genome includes the window CCACTTCAAACGGATCATTTAAGACACGAACGACACCAGGTTGATTGGCCACGGCCTGTCGATCGTCTGGATTTTCATCTTGGCCAGAAAACAATGCGATAATTTTAGCCTGGGGAGCTGATTCATGCACATGCCGTAAAGTTTCCAGACGAGTATCAGTTGGACCGGTCATGAAATCGGTAATGACCAGCGAGGGGGAGGATTCGGTGGAGGCAAAACAGGTAACTGACTCTGGGCTAGCCAAAACCACATCGTGACCAGCTTTTTCAAGAATTCTTTGTAGCATGGGACCAATTGGAGAATTCCCCTGAACCACCAGAATTTTCGTCAGGGAGGTATCTTTTTCGAGTGTCACAGTCACCTACCTTACCCTAACTTTTTAGTTGACGGTTCGTAATCCAGAGAAAACCTTGGACACAATCGGGAATTCAGCATATGATCACCTCATAAGGTATTTGTAAACTTTATAATGGGGGGAAATCCCAAGCTCGTCCTTGAGCCGCAATGACTTTTGCCAGCGAAAAAGCCTCGACCATCTCGATTGCGGGGATATTCCCCCTTTTCTAAATTTTTAAAGACCCAACTCCCTAAGTTTTGGGCAAACATAAATTCGTCAATCTCTAGGGTAGAAGATCCTAACGAAAGACAACAGCAAACAGCGGTGATTTCTATCACTCCAACTCCGTGATCTTCATCACGCCCTTTTCCATCGTTGAAATTTCTCCACTTTCCCACACTACAATTTTGGCTACAGGCGAAAGGGAAAGCCCACACCATTCAAAACAATTGCACTAAGAGAATAAGAGGGGTACCGTAAACACAAAGGAGTTCAGAGAAAGATCGAAGGAGACTCTCGACCATTGTCTTAAGAACTTCAAGGGGAGAGAGTAGGTGGTATTGAAAACATCTACGATGAAGTTGCCCATGCACACGATTTTCAGGATCACAGCATCAGGAGCAACCGTTTTCCAATGTAGATAGTGAAAAAATGATATTATTCCTAAAATGGGTTGGCAGTCTCATATTGATATTTTTCCTCATGGGCGTCCACGTTGTGTTTTCGAAGGTTGCGGAAAAAACCTCCGAACGCCTTTCCGCAATAAAATCTTCGATCGCAACCCCCGGCCTTCATTCGTTGACCCGTCCTCAAATTACTGCACCCGTACCAGTTCGAAAAATACTCCCCGCCTATGACCGAAAAATGTTTTTCAAACATCTCAGAACACGATTCCCTCGGTATCAAGAACATTTCCAAAACGCCGCAGAGAAATATAACCTCCCTTGGAAACTTCTTGCCTCACAAGCCTATCAGGAATCTCATTGGAATCGCCGCGCTAAAAGCCCAACGGGTGTACGTGGGATCATGATGTTAACTCGCCGTACCGCGGCATCCCTTGGAATCCGGAATCGGCTTGACCCTGAAAAAAGTATTTATGGTGGCGCACGATTTCTTGCACGAATGCAACAGAGAATTCCTACCTCCGTTCCGATGCCCGACCGAAGGTTTTTTGCCCTGGCGGCCTACAACGTAGGCCTGGGTCATATGGAAGATGCAAGAGAGTTGGCTCAACGAATCAAGAAAAATCCTGACCACTGGCAAGACATGACGGAAGTGCTCCCCCTTCTCAGTCAAAAAAAATATTATCGTACTCTTCGGTATGGAAAGGCCCGGGGACATGAACCAGTGATTTATGTTCGACGAATTCGAGCCTATCAGGTGTTATTCGATCAAGTCCCATCGGAGAATTCCTACGTGACGAAAAGGAATAAAAATGGCAATATGAAAGCCTCCATTAGCCAACGATTCCTGCGCCCCCATTTGAACCGGCTAGAAAGAAACTCAGGAGCCTGATACATGAATGAATCTCCCCTAATCCTCCCTCTTCAAGAATCGCTCTATGATAGTTTGGACATGATCATTACTTTCCTTCCAAATATCGTGGGAGCCTTAGTCCTCCTGACTATCGGTATCATCGTGGGTCGCCTTGTGAGCAGCGCCATGCGCCGCATCATGGCATTTGCCAACATGGATCGACACTTGGACAACTGGGGGATTACGCAATTTTTTCAGCAATTCGGCATCCAGCAACCTGGGGCGACTTTGGTAGGGGCTTTATCTTTTTGGTTTATTGTGCTGCTCTTTCTCATTTCGGCTGCCCGGACTTTGGAGCTCGATGTCATCACCGAAGCCTTAATTTCTCTCGCGTACGCATTACCGGATCTCGTTCTCGCGATCCTTATTGTGCTCGTGGGCCTATTCGGCGCCAAAGCTTTACGCACATTGGTGACCACCCTCTTTGACACCACAGGCCTCCCAGCGGCCAGGATGGCTGGGAACCTCGTCTATGCCTTGTGTGCGCTGGTCGTGGGAATTATGGCGGCGGCGAAACTAGGATTTGATACGAGCTTCTTAGGCTCATTCATCCTGATTCTTGCCGCTGGCTCTGTGGCAACATTGGCCTTATCCATCGGTCTTGGCGCGGGGCCCGCCATTCGAAACCTCATCGGCACATATTCCGTTCGCCACTTCATTCAAGTCGGACAGCAAGTTCAAGTTGGCGACATGACTGGAACGGTGCTCGATCTCACCTCCATGGTCATCGTTCTCGAGGTCAATGGCAAGAAAGTCGTGATTCCCGCCTCGCGATTAAATGACAACCCCACCACAATCAATCCACAACAATCATAGCCCATCCTCTTAACAGGCATAGTTGCCAGAAGAGGCGACCCCGGCACAAACCGCTGTAACACGCCACCTTGGCTTCGCCATTCTTGTATGACTCCCCAACATGGAGTTCTCAGAAAAATTCAGGTAGCATCACGTTATGGCACCCAAACGATCCCGTCAATTATTGGAAAGCGTCCTGGTCATGCCAGAGGACTTATCCCCCTGGCGAACCATCGCCATTCGAATCGGCGTCATTATCCTTCTCGTTGTTTTTTTGATTACCTATCTATGGATCGATCGGGAGGGACTGAAGGATCATGCGGATGGAGTCATTACCATTCCCGATGTCATCTATTTTACCATGGTCACTATTACCACAGTGGGCTATGGGGATATCGTACCCATCACCCCGCAATCCAGACTCTTTGACGCCTTCGTGATCACTCCAATTCGTATGTTTATCTGGATGCTTTTTCTCGGAACCGCCTACCAATTGGCACTTAAACAATTTGCAGAGGGTTATCGCATGGCAAAAGTGAGAGCAAGCTTAGAACAACACGTGGTGGTATGCGGCATCGGATATACGGGGTTAGCCACCATTAAAGAATTACTCGCGAAGGGGACGAACCCCGAACAAATTTTGGCCATCGATATGCGAGACGAACGTGTTCGGGCTGCTGTGGAGTTAGGCGTGTATGCGATCCGTGGAGATGCCTCAAAGGAAGCGACCCTCCGAGATGCCGTCCTCGAAAAAGCCAAAGCCATCATCATTACCTCTGGGCGCGATGATACCAATGCTCTCACGCTCCTCACCGTGCGGAATATTTGTCCATCTCTTCGAGCCTTAGTGAGTGCCAAGGAAGAGGAAAACGTCAAATTATTGCGGCAGGCCGGTGCCAACACCATCATTACCCCTGCGACCTTTGGGGGATCGATGTTGGCCTCTGCTGTCAACCAAACTCATCTGGCTCGATATATGGAGGACCTGCTCACCTCAGGAGGGCGGGTGGATCTGATTGAGGAAAAGGTTCGACAGGAGGACGTCGGGAAATCGACCCTTGACTTCCTTCCCAATGTGGTGCTGAGGATCTATCGAAACGGGAAAATGTTATCACTTGATGAATTCCGAAAAAACGAACCTGTCAAAGAGGGAGATATCGTTATGCTTCTTAAACATCATCATGCTGAAGAATCTTCTACGTAATGTCCACAAAAGACCAAGAAATATTCATTACACTTCACCTAATTGCTGAATACATTTGGCCCATCCGATCGGCCCAACACCTTCCACTCGAATGAGCTGCTTAAAAGCAATCCCACTTTGGTAACCTCCACCTCTTTGCTCAACCAAAAAAGGATAATCTGCCTGCTCCAACATGGGAATATCATTTAAACTGTCTCCAATGGCTGCAATTTTGATGGATCCCCAATGCTTTCGGAATAAATCCAGAAGAGTGCGACAAGCTGGCCCCTTATGTGTCCCCCCAACCAAATGCGCAAAGCGACCAGCCAGCACGACTAACAGCCCCAACTGACCGGCTTCATGTCGAATTTCAAACATCTTGGAAGGATCGTTAACGAGGAACGGTTCATCATATTCTCGTTTTTGGGCGGCCATGGCTTGTATGGGAGACAAGCCTGTCGTGGCCACCACATCATCGAGACTCATATCACCAAATCCCTTTAACCGAATCCCAAGTTTTTGTTCTATTGTCCGTAATCCTTCGCGAAGCTTCGCATACGGAACCCCGAATTCAATGACATGGTACCCATCCCGCACAACACTATTTTCCGGCACTTGA containing:
- a CDS encoding HAD-IIB family hydrolase — encoded protein: MEPESRLIIMTDLDGSLLDYDTYGYEPARSALEDLQARGVPVMFSSSKTFAEVEPLRLEMKNVDPFIVENGGAVYVPEGYFPQVPENSVVRDGYHVIEFGVPYAKLREGLRTIEQKLGIRLKGFGDMSLDDVVATTGLSPIQAMAAQKREYDEPFLVNDPSKMFEIRHEAGQLGLLVVLAGRFAHLVGGTHKGPACRTLLDLFRKHWGSIKIAAIGDSLNDIPMLEQADYPFLVEQRGGGYQSGIAFKQLIRVEGVGPIGWAKCIQQLGEV
- a CDS encoding mechanosensitive ion channel family protein — encoded protein: MNESPLILPLQESLYDSLDMIITFLPNIVGALVLLTIGIIVGRLVSSAMRRIMAFANMDRHLDNWGITQFFQQFGIQQPGATLVGALSFWFIVLLFLISAARTLELDVITEALISLAYALPDLVLAILIVLVGLFGAKALRTLVTTLFDTTGLPAARMAGNLVYALCALVVGIMAAAKLGFDTSFLGSFILILAAGSVATLALSIGLGAGPAIRNLIGTYSVRHFIQVGQQVQVGDMTGTVLDLTSMVIVLEVNGKKVVIPASRLNDNPTTINPQQS
- a CDS encoding potassium channel family protein — its product is MAPKRSRQLLESVLVMPEDLSPWRTIAIRIGVIILLVVFLITYLWIDREGLKDHADGVITIPDVIYFTMVTITTVGYGDIVPITPQSRLFDAFVITPIRMFIWMLFLGTAYQLALKQFAEGYRMAKVRASLEQHVVVCGIGYTGLATIKELLAKGTNPEQILAIDMRDERVRAAVELGVYAIRGDASKEATLRDAVLEKAKAIIITSGRDDTNALTLLTVRNICPSLRALVSAKEEENVKLLRQAGANTIITPATFGGSMLASAVNQTHLARYMEDLLTSGGRVDLIEEKVRQEDVGKSTLDFLPNVVLRIYRNGKMLSLDEFRKNEPVKEGDIVMLLKHHHAEESST
- a CDS encoding transglycosylase SLT domain-containing protein, with product MGVHVVFSKVAEKTSERLSAIKSSIATPGLHSLTRPQITAPVPVRKILPAYDRKMFFKHLRTRFPRYQEHFQNAAEKYNLPWKLLASQAYQESHWNRRAKSPTGVRGIMMLTRRTAASLGIRNRLDPEKSIYGGARFLARMQQRIPTSVPMPDRRFFALAAYNVGLGHMEDARELAQRIKKNPDHWQDMTEVLPLLSQKKYYRTLRYGKARGHEPVIYVRRIRAYQVLFDQVPSENSYVTKRNKNGNMKASISQRFLRPHLNRLERNSGA